A window from Thermofilaceae archaeon encodes these proteins:
- a CDS encoding ATP-binding protein yields the protein VRSVEPVGGEEREVLVLCQVRGVVSRSAAYSSRLDLETLERIYQAGIDDANLLCLARSLGFLAEEDGRKVVLAPRRAFYPGNPVYLAPDELVREFFSYQPDEGIHIGRLVSRRTVDVYLSVNGFRRHVAVIAQTGAGKSYTVGVILEELMRLGATAVVIDPHADYVFLSRDRDMRRHEYSDRVVIFRNPNSTGRYDPSQLDNVRELTVKFSELSPEAVARIADIPEKWTNVRKAIRKAIEELRKQGDYELEGLLGALKRMSNGRGEEARSAERAYQNLLRLRKVRVFGAYTTSVKDEVLKPGQISVLDLSGLNDSSQDYIVSWVLEEVFRLRQTGEFPWPVFVVIEEAHRFVPAKSLERRTMSSSIIKTIASEGRKFGVFLILVTQRPSRIDADALSQCNSQIILRITNPYDQRAVAEASERLGEEIMRDLPGLNVGEAIIVGELTRVPVIVKVRRRATREGGADIDLVEELRKARQVLNLTPSRYSTSGLLSEV from the coding sequence GTTCGATCCGTCGAGCCCGTGGGCGGGGAGGAGAGGGAGGTGCTGGTGCTGTGCCAGGTGAGGGGCGTCGTATCCCGGAGCGCAGCGTACAGCTCGAGGCTCGACTTGGAGACTCTGGAGCGCATCTACCAGGCCGGGATTGACGACGCGAACCTGCTCTGCCTGGCGAGGTCTCTCGGCTTCCTGGCGGAGGAGGATGGGCGCAAGGTCGTGCTCGCTCCGCGCCGCGCCTTCTACCCGGGAAACCCGGTCTACTTGGCCCCCGACGAGCTCGTGCGCGAGTTCTTCAGCTACCAGCCCGACGAGGGCATCCACATAGGGAGGCTTGTCTCGCGCAGGACGGTGGACGTTTATCTCTCCGTCAACGGTTTCAGGAGGCATGTTGCGGTTATCGCGCAGACCGGGGCTGGCAAGTCCTACACGGTGGGCGTCATCCTGGAGGAGCTGATGAGGCTCGGCGCTACGGCCGTCGTGATCGACCCGCACGCAGACTACGTTTTCCTCAGCAGGGATAGAGACATGCGGCGGCACGAGTACTCCGACAGGGTCGTGATCTTCAGGAACCCGAACAGCACGGGCCGCTACGACCCCAGCCAGCTGGACAACGTTAGGGAGCTGACGGTCAAGTTCAGCGAGCTCTCCCCGGAGGCTGTGGCCAGGATAGCCGATATCCCCGAGAAGTGGACGAACGTGAGGAAGGCGATCAGGAAGGCGATCGAAGAGCTGCGGAAGCAGGGAGACTACGAGCTCGAAGGCCTTCTTGGAGCGCTGAAGAGGATGTCGAACGGTAGGGGCGAAGAGGCCCGAAGCGCCGAGAGGGCCTACCAGAACCTTCTGAGGCTTAGGAAGGTCAGGGTGTTCGGAGCCTACACGACCTCTGTGAAGGATGAGGTCCTCAAGCCGGGCCAGATCAGCGTTCTCGACCTCTCCGGCTTGAACGATTCGAGCCAGGACTACATCGTGAGCTGGGTGCTTGAGGAGGTCTTCCGGTTGAGGCAGACGGGCGAGTTCCCGTGGCCTGTCTTCGTCGTCATCGAGGAGGCCCACCGCTTCGTGCCCGCGAAGAGCCTGGAGAGGCGCACGATGTCCTCCTCGATCATCAAGACGATAGCGTCGGAGGGGAGGAAGTTCGGCGTCTTCCTGATCCTGGTGACGCAGAGGCCGAGCAGGATTGACGCGGACGCGCTCAGCCAGTGCAACAGCCAGATCATCCTGAGGATCACGAACCCGTACGACCAGCGGGCCGTGGCGGAGGCGAGCGAGAGGCTCGGGGAGGAGATAATGCGGGATCTGCCGGGCTTGAACGTTGGCGAAGCGATAATCGTCGGGGAGCTGACGAGGGTTCCCGTGATCGTGAAGGTGAGGAGGAGAGCGACGAGGGAGGGGGGTGCCGACATCGACCTGGTTGAGGAGCTCAGGAAGGCTAGGCAGGTGCTGAACCTTACTCCGAGCCGCTACAGCACCAGCGGCCTATTGTCGGAGGTGTAG